The following coding sequences lie in one uncultured Mailhella sp. genomic window:
- the trmD gene encoding tRNA (guanosine(37)-N1)-methyltransferase TrmD has product MRYNLVTLFPEWFDSPLSSGLMEKAREAGIVEFSFANPRDKSTDRHHSVDDRPYGGGPGMVLMLDPLVRTLRELAPCNGRKGRLIALTPAGRPFTQDFARELAKEEEITLVCGRYEGFDARLFDLLPVEPVCVGEAVLNGGEAAALAVIEATARLQPGFMGKDESGDEESFSNGLLEYPQYTRPDEFEGLRVPEVLEGGNHALIAAWRREQSVLATAKHRPDLLDHAVLTHHDREVLRAAPRFRPGKNLHVALLHHPVRLKDRKTGTTSLTNLDIHDIARISRTYGISGFFVVTPLEDQRRLLATLLSHWTEGPGLSFNPDRAEALRLVRPEESLESAIATLTTDRGLPPFVVGTSAQPVLDKKHRERRPATTFDDVRRRLADRPVLLLLGTGHGIAPEVLEQCDAILPPLRWMDEYNHLPVRAAAAILLDRLLGDRG; this is encoded by the coding sequence ATGCGCTACAATCTCGTCACTCTTTTCCCCGAGTGGTTCGACTCGCCCCTTTCCAGCGGTCTCATGGAAAAGGCGCGCGAGGCGGGCATTGTGGAATTTTCCTTTGCCAACCCGCGCGACAAGTCCACGGACCGGCATCACTCCGTGGACGACCGCCCCTACGGCGGCGGCCCGGGCATGGTGCTCATGCTCGATCCGCTGGTGCGCACGCTGCGCGAACTGGCCCCCTGCAACGGCAGAAAGGGAAGACTCATCGCCCTCACTCCGGCCGGACGCCCCTTCACGCAGGACTTTGCCCGCGAGCTCGCCAAAGAAGAGGAAATCACCCTCGTGTGCGGCCGCTACGAAGGCTTCGACGCCCGCCTCTTCGATCTTCTTCCCGTGGAACCCGTGTGCGTGGGCGAAGCCGTGCTCAACGGCGGCGAAGCCGCGGCGCTCGCCGTCATCGAGGCCACGGCCAGACTCCAGCCCGGCTTCATGGGCAAGGACGAATCCGGCGACGAGGAGAGCTTCAGCAACGGCCTTCTGGAATATCCGCAGTACACGCGGCCGGACGAATTCGAGGGCCTTCGCGTGCCCGAAGTGCTTGAAGGCGGCAATCACGCGCTCATCGCCGCGTGGCGGCGCGAACAGTCGGTGCTCGCCACGGCAAAGCACCGTCCGGATCTGCTCGATCACGCCGTGCTCACCCATCACGACAGGGAGGTTCTGCGTGCCGCGCCCCGTTTCCGTCCGGGAAAAAACCTGCATGTGGCCCTGCTGCATCACCCCGTGCGATTAAAAGATCGGAAAACGGGCACAACCTCTTTGACAAACCTCGACATTCACGATATAGCACGAATTTCCCGCACCTATGGGATCAGTGGATTCTTCGTGGTCACGCCGCTGGAGGATCAGCGCAGACTCTTGGCAACACTGCTCTCTCATTGGACGGAAGGGCCGGGGCTGTCGTTCAATCCCGACAGAGCCGAAGCCCTTCGACTGGTCAGGCCCGAGGAATCTCTGGAAAGCGCGATTGCGACGTTGACAACCGATCGCGGCCTGCCGCCCTTTGTGGTCGGCACCAGTGCCCAGCCTGTCCTAGATAAAAAACACCGGGAACGCCGGCCCGCGACCACGTTCGACGACGTGCGGCGCAGGCTTGCGGACAGGCCCGTGCTCCTGCTTCTGGGAACCGGGCATGGCATTGCGCCTGAGGTGTTGGAGCAATGCGACGCCATCCTGCCGCCGCTGCGCTGGATGGACGAGTACAATCATCTTCCCGTGCGCGCCGCCGCCGCCATCCTTTTGGACAGGCTGCTCGGCGATCGGGGATAA
- the atzF gene encoding allophanate hydrolase — MTPFPSSPTLSAVRAWYAQGGDPEQGLCDLARRIRRDSANGVWITLIDENEVRERVRELKAACATLPEEERRSRYPLLGIPFAVKDNMDVAGKETTAACPAYAYTAESTAFVVQRLLDAGAVLMGKTNMDQFATGLVGVRSPYGACPNSFDPAYISGGSSSGSAHVTAKGYVSFSLGTDTAGSGRVPAALNNLVGLKPSHGLLSTCGVVPACPSLDCVSIFALTCEDAAEVFAVAQAPDEKDVWSREAASSPAPLGSTFTFGVPENPDFCGNDVWAQAFREAIARLESLGGTAVALDYAPYREAADMLYFGPYLAERMAVVGDFVEKNPECCDATVHKIICGASHWTAVDTFRTIYRTRNLRQIVAQDFKRVDVLLLPTAPTTYTIDAVRRDPVRTNVNMGAYTNFVNILDMCAVAVPSSVPHMPGTDVAMPFGVTLMGPAFSEARLLDLASRFHAAAMKEGVGLGATEVKPAADKGSLLLAVGGAHMSGMALCHELEATGAAFECAAATAPHYRMKLLPGGAPLRPAIVRVEDGGVPIQVEVWSMPRSAVGAFLERIPAPLGLGSVELADGSWVRGFICGADLPENARDISKFGSFRTFMEQEGNAASK, encoded by the coding sequence CTGCGACCTGGCCCGCCGCATCCGCCGCGACAGCGCAAACGGCGTATGGATCACCCTCATCGACGAAAACGAAGTGCGCGAGCGCGTGCGCGAACTGAAGGCCGCCTGCGCAACGCTCCCGGAAGAAGAGCGCCGGAGCCGGTATCCGCTTCTCGGCATTCCCTTTGCCGTGAAGGACAACATGGACGTCGCGGGCAAGGAAACCACCGCCGCCTGCCCGGCCTACGCCTACACCGCCGAGTCCACGGCCTTTGTGGTGCAGCGCCTGCTCGACGCCGGAGCCGTGCTCATGGGCAAGACCAACATGGACCAGTTCGCCACCGGTCTTGTGGGCGTGCGCTCCCCCTACGGGGCCTGCCCCAACAGCTTCGATCCCGCGTACATCAGCGGCGGCTCAAGCTCCGGTTCGGCGCACGTAACGGCCAAGGGCTACGTGAGCTTCAGCCTCGGCACGGACACCGCCGGTTCCGGACGCGTGCCCGCGGCGCTGAACAACCTTGTGGGCCTCAAGCCCAGCCACGGCCTGCTTTCCACGTGCGGCGTGGTTCCGGCCTGCCCCTCGCTGGACTGCGTGTCCATCTTCGCCCTCACCTGCGAGGACGCCGCCGAAGTGTTCGCCGTGGCGCAGGCTCCCGACGAGAAGGACGTGTGGAGCCGGGAAGCCGCATCTTCTCCCGCGCCCCTGGGCTCGACCTTCACCTTCGGCGTGCCCGAAAATCCTGACTTCTGCGGAAACGACGTCTGGGCGCAGGCCTTCCGCGAGGCCATCGCCCGCCTGGAATCGCTGGGCGGCACGGCCGTGGCCCTCGACTACGCGCCCTACCGCGAAGCAGCCGACATGCTGTATTTCGGCCCGTACCTTGCGGAACGCATGGCCGTGGTGGGCGACTTCGTGGAAAAGAATCCCGAATGCTGCGACGCCACCGTGCACAAGATCATCTGCGGCGCGTCGCACTGGACGGCCGTGGACACCTTCCGCACCATCTACCGCACGCGCAATCTTCGGCAGATCGTGGCGCAGGACTTCAAGCGCGTAGACGTGCTTCTGCTGCCCACCGCCCCCACCACCTACACCATCGACGCCGTGCGCCGCGATCCCGTGCGCACCAACGTGAACATGGGCGCCTACACCAACTTCGTGAACATCCTCGACATGTGCGCCGTGGCCGTGCCCTCCTCGGTGCCGCACATGCCCGGAACGGACGTGGCCATGCCCTTCGGCGTCACGCTCATGGGTCCGGCCTTTTCGGAAGCCCGTCTGCTCGATCTCGCCTCGCGCTTCCACGCCGCGGCCATGAAGGAAGGCGTCGGGCTCGGCGCGACGGAGGTGAAGCCCGCCGCCGACAAGGGCTCGCTGCTGCTGGCCGTGGGAGGAGCGCACATGAGCGGCATGGCACTGTGCCATGAGCTCGAAGCCACGGGAGCCGCATTCGAGTGCGCCGCTGCCACGGCTCCGCACTACCGCATGAAGCTGCTGCCCGGCGGTGCGCCCCTGCGTCCGGCCATCGTGCGCGTGGAGGACGGCGGCGTTCCCATTCAGGTGGAAGTCTGGTCCATGCCCCGCAGCGCCGTGGGCGCGTTTCTGGAACGCATTCCCGCGCCGCTCGGCCTCGGTTCCGTGGAACTTGCCGACGGCTCGTGGGTAAGAGGCTTCATCTGCGGAGCCGACCTCCCCGAAAACGCCAGAGACATCAGTAAATTCGGTTCGTTCCGCACCTTCATGGAACAGGAGGGCAACGCCGCCTCGAAATAG
- a CDS encoding nitroreductase family protein, whose protein sequence is MNMKKLVLGALCCAVLAAPAPALAQMVELPAPQKQGGLSLLESLAKRHVERKFDSRPLPMQEVSNILWAACGVNREDGRLTVPTAMNRQLIAVYAVLPAGVYRYDAAKNALDQVLAGDYLKLYSNGAPLVLLHAAKESDRYSPFHVGSMYENVALYCASAGLANVMKAQETNRLDGKLPLPDGWKVYMIQPVGYPAKAD, encoded by the coding sequence ATGAACATGAAGAAACTTGTGCTCGGCGCGTTGTGCTGCGCGGTTCTGGCCGCGCCTGCGCCCGCGCTTGCGCAGATGGTGGAACTGCCCGCGCCGCAGAAGCAGGGCGGTCTTTCTCTGCTGGAATCGCTGGCAAAGCGGCATGTGGAGCGGAAGTTCGACAGTCGTCCGCTGCCGATGCAGGAAGTGTCGAACATTCTCTGGGCGGCCTGCGGCGTGAACCGCGAGGACGGCAGACTCACCGTGCCCACGGCCATGAACCGTCAGCTCATTGCCGTGTACGCCGTTCTGCCCGCCGGCGTGTACCGCTACGACGCCGCGAAGAATGCGCTGGATCAGGTGCTTGCGGGCGACTACCTGAAGCTCTACAGCAACGGAGCGCCGCTGGTGCTGCTGCATGCGGCTAAGGAGAGCGACCGCTACTCGCCGTTTCACGTCGGCTCCATGTACGAGAACGTGGCGCTCTACTGCGCCTCGGCGGGGCTCGCCAACGTGATGAAGGCGCAGGAGACGAACCGGCTGGACGGAAAGCTGCCGCTGCCGGACGGCTGGAAGGTGTACATGATTCAGCCCGTGGGCTATCCGGCAAAGGCCGACTGA
- a CDS encoding KH domain-containing protein: MQHKELVEFIAKSLVDNPAQVTVRETEGEQASTLELSVARDDLGKIIGKQGRTARAIRTLLGAVSAKTKKRVVLEILE; encoded by the coding sequence ATGCAGCATAAAGAACTTGTGGAATTCATCGCCAAGTCGCTGGTGGACAACCCCGCTCAGGTGACCGTGCGCGAAACCGAAGGCGAACAGGCCTCCACGCTGGAACTTTCCGTGGCCAGAGACGACCTCGGCAAGATCATCGGCAAGCAGGGCCGCACGGCCCGCGCCATCCGCACCCTTCTGGGCGCGGTTTCCGCCAAAACCAAAAAGCGCGTCGTGTTGGAAATTCTCGAATAA
- a CDS encoding YraN family protein — protein sequence MLNPFRRHQGESAPDKAPRQKADTGAVGENCAAAMLGGMGWRILARNWRSGHLELDIVAQEGDTLVFVEVKTRDADGMQRPYEALTAVKKERLLRAAQAWLAEHDAWNRPCRFDLVCVAARSGTYQTELIRNVIEFADIGTRHAVGGGNASWQPW from the coding sequence GTGCTGAATCCCTTCCGCAGACATCAGGGCGAAAGCGCCCCCGACAAGGCTCCCCGTCAAAAGGCGGACACCGGCGCAGTCGGGGAAAATTGCGCCGCAGCAATGCTCGGCGGCATGGGCTGGCGCATTCTGGCCCGCAACTGGCGCAGCGGTCATCTGGAGCTCGACATTGTGGCGCAGGAAGGCGACACGCTCGTGTTCGTGGAAGTGAAAACACGCGATGCAGACGGCATGCAGCGCCCCTACGAAGCGCTTACTGCCGTCAAAAAAGAACGGCTGCTGCGCGCCGCGCAGGCGTGGCTTGCCGAACACGACGCCTGGAACAGGCCCTGCCGCTTCGACCTCGTGTGCGTGGCGGCCCGGTCGGGAACCTACCAAACGGAGCTGATACGAAATGTCATCGAATTCGCAGATATCGGAACCCGGCACGCTGTGGGTGGTGGGAACGCCTCTTGGCAACCCTGGTGA
- the rimM gene encoding ribosome maturation factor RimM (Essential for efficient processing of 16S rRNA), producing MPASSLVVLGRLAKPHGVKGDIRVDYYADSADLLDKPLMLRAGRFAPRPIRVRDWHLWKDQLILGIEGCNDRSAAEQLRGQELLIDASFLPEPEEDEPYLRDLIGLSVRLEDGTTVGELEDVDFPAGQEMWVIRAPEESGGYEILFPAVPEFVRDIDLSAGTATIAPPEGLLDLYREGAASLAPDDGQDEQDAEEGSARKA from the coding sequence ATGCCTGCTTCTTCTCTCGTAGTTCTGGGGCGACTCGCCAAGCCCCACGGCGTCAAGGGCGACATCCGCGTGGATTACTACGCCGATTCCGCGGACCTTCTGGACAAGCCCCTCATGCTGCGCGCCGGACGCTTCGCTCCGCGCCCCATCCGCGTGCGCGACTGGCACCTGTGGAAGGATCAGCTCATTCTCGGCATCGAGGGCTGCAACGACCGCTCCGCCGCCGAACAGCTGCGCGGTCAGGAACTGCTCATCGACGCCTCCTTCCTGCCGGAACCCGAAGAGGACGAGCCCTATCTGCGCGACCTCATCGGTCTTTCCGTGCGCCTTGAAGACGGCACGACTGTGGGCGAACTGGAAGACGTGGATTTCCCCGCCGGTCAGGAAATGTGGGTCATCCGCGCGCCGGAAGAGAGCGGCGGCTACGAAATTCTTTTCCCCGCCGTGCCTGAATTCGTGCGCGACATCGATCTTTCCGCGGGCACGGCCACCATCGCCCCGCCGGAAGGCCTGCTCGACCTGTACCGCGAAGGCGCAGCCTCGCTTGCTCCCGACGACGGGCAGGACGAACAGGACGCGGAAGAAGGCTCCGCCCGCAAGGCATAA
- a CDS encoding FAD-dependent oxidoreductase — translation MIRHIDSEKCTGCGQCFKSCSLDVFRLDTRQTELSPCMAACPAGTDIRTYNHLLQQNRLEEALEVLKKGTPFPALTGRVCFHPCESKCTRASMDESVNINALEQFLGDLDLQELPSRPAVRHLSRAAVVGSGPAGLAAAWYLALEGWPVTVFEALPKPGGMLRYGIPAYRLPDSVIDAHIRKLEALGVEFCCNTRIGEGCNLNLADLHDLGYRAVLLAPGLSAGKKLPLEGMELEGVFTGVEFLRDLRTGNAPAAGRRVCVVGGGNVAIDAAISAKMLGAEEVHMCCLEDREHMPAFEHNIKDALERGVTLHPTLGPARIEGKNGKACAVEFHVCTSLFNAEGKFSPVLDETQTVRIEADQIIFAIGQTGDFADIASGVDMRGPRILVSGSSMRTSREAVFAAGDAVTGPASVIQAIVGGRDAAHAMSRALNGLLVEDETPASRPVVEHMPIDKLPHLPRNERRANMNGGLFDEAVAGFDQLDAQAEAMRCLTCGSKASIRYGDDCMTCFSCELHCPADAIDVHPFKERLPYTLYDGEGGRI, via the coding sequence TTGATACGACACATCGACTCCGAAAAATGCACCGGCTGCGGTCAGTGCTTCAAGTCGTGCAGTCTCGACGTGTTCCGGCTGGACACCCGGCAGACGGAACTCTCTCCCTGCATGGCCGCCTGCCCCGCAGGCACGGACATACGCACATACAATCATCTGCTTCAGCAGAACCGCCTTGAAGAGGCGCTGGAAGTGCTCAAAAAGGGCACGCCCTTCCCGGCGCTCACCGGCCGCGTGTGCTTCCATCCCTGCGAAAGCAAGTGCACCCGCGCTTCCATGGACGAAAGCGTGAACATCAACGCGCTGGAACAGTTCCTCGGCGATCTCGACCTTCAGGAGCTGCCCTCCAGACCCGCCGTGCGTCACCTCTCCCGCGCGGCCGTGGTGGGCTCCGGCCCGGCCGGACTTGCCGCCGCCTGGTATCTGGCTCTTGAAGGCTGGCCCGTCACCGTGTTCGAGGCGCTGCCCAAGCCCGGCGGCATGCTGCGCTACGGCATTCCCGCCTATCGCCTGCCCGACAGCGTCATCGACGCCCACATCCGCAAGCTCGAAGCTCTGGGCGTGGAATTCTGCTGCAATACGCGCATCGGCGAAGGCTGCAATCTCAATCTGGCCGATCTGCACGATCTCGGCTACCGCGCCGTGCTTCTCGCTCCGGGCCTCAGCGCCGGCAAGAAGCTTCCGCTTGAAGGCATGGAGCTCGAGGGCGTATTCACCGGCGTGGAATTCCTGCGCGATCTGCGCACGGGCAACGCGCCTGCCGCCGGACGCCGCGTGTGCGTGGTCGGCGGCGGCAACGTGGCCATCGACGCGGCCATCAGCGCCAAAATGCTCGGCGCGGAAGAAGTTCACATGTGCTGCCTCGAAGACCGCGAACACATGCCCGCCTTTGAACACAACATCAAGGACGCACTCGAACGCGGCGTGACGCTGCATCCCACTCTCGGCCCGGCCCGCATCGAAGGCAAGAACGGAAAGGCCTGCGCCGTGGAATTTCATGTGTGCACGTCGCTGTTCAACGCCGAAGGCAAGTTCTCTCCCGTGCTCGACGAAACGCAGACCGTGCGCATAGAGGCCGACCAGATCATCTTCGCCATCGGCCAGACCGGCGACTTTGCCGACATCGCCTCCGGCGTGGACATGCGCGGCCCGCGCATTCTCGTTTCCGGCTCTTCCATGCGCACCAGCCGCGAGGCCGTGTTCGCCGCGGGCGACGCCGTCACCGGCCCCGCCTCGGTCATTCAGGCCATCGTGGGCGGCCGCGACGCGGCCCACGCCATGAGCCGCGCCCTGAACGGCCTGCTGGTGGAAGACGAAACGCCCGCCTCCCGCCCCGTGGTGGAACACATGCCCATAGACAAACTGCCCCATCTGCCCCGCAACGAACGCAGGGCGAACATGAACGGAGGCCTGTTCGACGAAGCCGTTGCTGGCTTCGATCAGCTCGACGCCCAGGCCGAGGCCATGCGCTGCCTCACCTGCGGCAGCAAGGCTTCCATCCGTTACGGCGACGACTGCATGACCTGCTTCAGCTGCGAACTGCACTGCCCCGCCGACGCCATCGACGTCCACCCCTTCAAGGAACGTCTTCCCTACACGCTGTACGACGGTGAAGGAGGCCGGATATGA
- the rsmI gene encoding 16S rRNA (cytidine(1402)-2'-O)-methyltransferase — protein MSSNSQISEPGTLWVVGTPLGNPGDLSPRARACLEAADLVLAEDTKREGLACARWGVAVRRFISYHDHNEKEKAASVLELLREGKNIALISDAGMPVMADPGYVVIRACREAGLPVSVIPGPCAPVTALAGSGIPPQPFVFFGFLPRKRSDQENTLSPYATIPATLVFFERKDRLEETLKNALALLGPREVCVARELTKTHEEYLRFRLEALPDLSGILGEVTVVVGPPEGNARSSREDILSLIREELPLGGAPRAVARRVQSRARGWTTGEIYALISGMKN, from the coding sequence ATGTCATCGAATTCGCAGATATCGGAACCCGGCACGCTGTGGGTGGTGGGAACGCCTCTTGGCAACCCTGGTGATCTTTCTCCCCGGGCCCGGGCCTGCCTCGAAGCGGCGGATCTGGTGCTCGCCGAAGACACCAAGCGCGAAGGCCTCGCCTGTGCCCGCTGGGGCGTCGCCGTGCGCCGCTTCATCAGCTATCACGACCACAACGAAAAGGAAAAGGCGGCCTCCGTGCTGGAGCTTCTGCGCGAAGGGAAAAACATCGCGCTCATTTCCGACGCGGGCATGCCCGTCATGGCCGATCCCGGCTACGTGGTCATCCGCGCCTGCCGCGAAGCCGGACTGCCGGTTTCCGTCATTCCCGGGCCGTGCGCTCCGGTCACGGCGCTGGCCGGTTCCGGCATTCCGCCGCAGCCCTTCGTGTTCTTCGGCTTTCTGCCGCGCAAGCGCTCCGATCAGGAAAACACGCTCTCGCCCTACGCCACTATTCCGGCCACGCTGGTTTTCTTCGAGCGCAAGGACAGGCTTGAAGAAACCCTGAAAAACGCCCTGGCCCTGCTCGGCCCGCGCGAAGTGTGCGTGGCCCGCGAACTCACCAAGACGCACGAGGAATATCTGCGCTTCCGCCTCGAAGCTCTGCCCGATCTTTCGGGCATTCTCGGCGAAGTGACCGTGGTCGTCGGCCCGCCCGAAGGCAACGCCCGCAGCAGCCGGGAAGACATTCTCTCGCTCATCCGCGAAGAGCTTCCGCTCGGCGGCGCGCCCCGCGCCGTGGCCCGCCGCGTGCAGTCCCGCGCCCGGGGCTGGACCACCGGCGAAATCTACGCGCTCATTTCCGGCATGAAAAACTGA
- a CDS encoding ribonuclease HII: MLFSAPDARQLLTAGTDEAGRGCLAGPVVAGAVIFADGFDLMGLDDSKVLKAEERDRLAGEIRSLAVGWGIGLAWMNEISRINILQASLMAMTRAVAAMRVRMRAKGENVPARLLIDGTQIIPPLYFRQFGIPLPEQEAVVDGDAKVPSISAASVLAKTFRDELMTRFDARWPEYGFARHKGYGTKEHKEALKKYGPCPLHRLDFRGVLPPKVQEQGWLC; the protein is encoded by the coding sequence ATGCTCTTCAGCGCCCCGGATGCCCGGCAACTGCTCACCGCCGGGACCGACGAAGCCGGAAGAGGCTGCCTTGCCGGGCCCGTGGTGGCCGGCGCCGTCATTTTCGCCGACGGCTTCGACCTCATGGGACTGGACGATTCCAAAGTGCTCAAGGCCGAAGAACGCGACCGACTCGCCGGAGAAATCCGCAGTCTTGCCGTGGGCTGGGGCATAGGACTCGCCTGGATGAACGAAATTTCGCGCATCAACATTCTTCAGGCCTCGCTCATGGCCATGACCCGCGCCGTGGCCGCCATGCGTGTGCGCATGCGCGCCAAAGGAGAAAACGTGCCCGCGCGCCTGCTCATCGACGGCACGCAGATCATTCCGCCGCTCTACTTCCGTCAGTTCGGCATTCCGCTGCCCGAACAGGAAGCCGTGGTGGACGGCGACGCCAAGGTGCCTTCCATTTCCGCGGCGTCCGTGCTGGCGAAGACCTTCCGCGACGAGCTCATGACCAGATTCGACGCGCGCTGGCCGGAATACGGCTTTGCAAGGCACAAGGGCTACGGCACCAAGGAGCACAAGGAAGCCCTGAAAAAATACGGCCCCTGCCCCCTGCATCGCCTCGATTTTCGGGGCGTGCTGCCGCCGAAAGTGCAGGAGCAGGGCTGGCTGTGCTGA
- the rplS gene encoding 50S ribosomal protein L19 codes for MDIIKQIEREHMRMDIPSFKPGDAVKVYLRIVEGEKERIQMFQGNVIRIQRGTTGATFTVRKISDGVGVERILPMHSPFIDHIEVVTEGRVRRSRLYYLRELRGKAARIKPRNRY; via the coding sequence ATGGATATCATCAAGCAGATTGAACGCGAACACATGCGTATGGACATTCCGTCCTTCAAGCCCGGCGACGCCGTCAAGGTGTACCTGCGCATCGTCGAAGGCGAAAAGGAACGCATCCAGATGTTCCAGGGCAACGTGATCCGTATTCAGCGCGGCACCACCGGCGCCACCTTCACCGTCCGCAAGATTTCCGACGGCGTGGGCGTGGAACGCATTCTTCCCATGCACTCCCCCTTCATCGACCACATCGAAGTGGTGACCGAAGGCCGCGTGCGTCGTTCCCGTCTGTACTACCTGCGCGAACTGCGCGGCAAGGCTGCCCGCATCAAGCCCCGCAACCGCTACTAA
- a CDS encoding Crp/Fnr family transcriptional regulator, giving the protein MSSHASASSLRTRIPARAWTDMLHLAVRQVCPAGYPLILEGDALTDFYYIEKGRLLISYASQNGRERSIIGLEAGNLFNVSTALTGFDNPDSQYLCKEETVLWRFPGRLLLSPDFVCKCPELIIEIMQSLARKNLQMHETLSYTGPDAALVQTARWMLRAAESRASESFRPGVTQQELADRLGIHRATLVRCIHTLKERGIISRFTRNALVVTDMNALRDLAEQ; this is encoded by the coding sequence ATGTCCAGCCATGCTTCCGCATCCAGTCTTCGCACCCGCATTCCCGCCCGGGCCTGGACGGACATGCTGCACCTTGCCGTGCGTCAGGTCTGTCCGGCCGGCTATCCGCTCATTCTCGAAGGCGACGCCCTCACCGACTTCTACTACATCGAAAAAGGACGCCTTCTCATCTCCTACGCCTCCCAGAACGGACGAGAGCGTTCCATCATCGGCCTTGAGGCGGGCAATCTCTTCAACGTGTCCACGGCGCTGACCGGCTTCGACAATCCGGATTCGCAGTACCTCTGCAAGGAGGAAACCGTGCTCTGGCGCTTTCCCGGCAGGCTGCTGCTCTCCCCGGACTTCGTGTGCAAGTGCCCGGAGCTCATCATTGAAATCATGCAGTCGCTGGCGAGAAAGAACCTTCAAATGCACGAAACCCTCTCCTACACCGGACCGGACGCCGCCCTCGTGCAGACTGCCCGCTGGATGCTGCGCGCCGCCGAAAGCCGCGCGTCGGAAAGTTTCCGCCCCGGCGTCACGCAGCAGGAACTCGCCGACAGGCTCGGCATCCATCGGGCCACGCTGGTTCGCTGCATTCACACGCTCAAGGAGCGCGGCATCATCAGCCGCTTCACCCGAAACGCGCTCGTCGTCACGGACATGAACGCCCTGCGGGATCTGGCTGAACAGTAA